In one Solanum lycopersicum chromosome 11, SLM_r2.1 genomic region, the following are encoded:
- the LOC101260890 gene encoding protein BTR1-like: MAMEGGAESNYNSSTESQLEQSSPRKSPPPLPSQDHEEKATYVKFLLSNAEAGSIIGKGGSTITEFQSRSGARIQLSRNYEVFPGTPDRIVMVSGFLDDILKAVDLILGKLMDEFYAEDGGDVDPRSKFRLVVPNSSCGGIIGKGGATIKSFIEDSRAGIKISPQDYNFPGLHDRIVTVTGTLEEQMRAIELILFKLADDPYYMQSMNAPFQYAAVYVGMNYGYGPPNRVGGRYPNNRQQNKVAPLEVRDNSMTIGVADEHVGLVLGRNGRSIIEISQLSGARIKISDRGDFLSGTSDRKVTITGSQRAIRTAESMISRKVATISVRE; encoded by the exons ATGGCAATGGAAGGAGGAGCTGAATCGAACTACAATTCATCTACTGAAAGTCAGCTTGAGCAATCTTCTCCTCGCAAATCTCCGCCTCCTCTTCCTTCTCAAG ACCATGAGGAGAAGGCAACTTATGTCAAATTCCTTCTGTCAAATGCTGAAGCTGGTTCAATTATTGGAAAAGGTGGTTCAACAATCACTGAGTTTCAGTCTCGTTCTGGGGCTAGAATTCAGTTGTCGCGCAACTATGAAGTTTTCCCTGGAACACCAGATAGAATTGTAATGGTATCTGGGTTTCTTGATGACATACTCAAGGCAGTCGATCTTATTCTTGGTAAATTGATGGATGAG TTTTATGCTGAAGATGGTGGCGATGTGGATCCACGCTCAAAATTTAGATTAGTTGTGCCCAACAGCTCTTGTGGTGGAATAATTGGGAAAGGAGGAGCCACAATAAA GTCATTTATTGAAGATTCTCGGGCTGGCATAAAAATATCTCCACAGGATTACAACTTCCCTGGACTGCATGATAGGATAGTTACAGTGACTGGTACACTAGAAGAGCAGATGCGGgcaattgaattgattttattcaaGTTAGCTGACGACCCGTATTACATGCAGTCCATGAATGCACCATTCCAGTATGCTG CTGTATATGTCGGAATGAACTATGGATATGGACCACCAAACAGAGTTGGAGGAAGATATCCGAATAACCGACAGCAGAACAAG GTGGCACCACTGGAAGTCAGGGACAATTCGATGACTATTGGTGTTGCAGATGAGCATGTTGGACTAGTCCTTGGCCGTAATGGGAGGAGCATAATAGAGATCAGTCAG CTTAGTGGTGCCAGAATAAAGATATCAGATAGGGGTGATTTCTTGTCTGGTACTTCCGACAG GAAGGTAACTATAACTGGATCACAAAGAGCAATCCGCACTGCAGAGTCCATGATATCTCGGAAAGTAGCTACTATTTCTGTGAG AGAATGA
- the LOC101253445 gene encoding glycine-rich cell wall structural protein 2-like: protein MAHSKLIAAALLILLFVDLAFCARLGKTVNGGGGGGGGRGGGGGGGGGLGWSGSGYGSGYGSGEGSGYGGGDGVFGRGGGGGGGGGSGGGGGGGNSGRGSGSGYGSGYGSGYGSGEGVGKGGGGGGGGGHGGGGGGGGGNGNNGSGYGSGYGSGSGSGYGSGGGRSGGGGGGGGGGGGGGGGGGGGNGNGSGYGSGSGYGSGYGGGNGGDEP from the coding sequence ATGGCTCATTCCAAGCTTATAGCAGCTGCATTGTTGATTTTACTCTTTGTTGATCTTGCCTTTTGTGCAAGATTAGGTAAGACGGTAAACGGTGGTGGTGGAGGAGGTGGAGGAagaggtggtggtggtggtggtggtggagggTTAGGTTGGTCGGGTTCAGGATATGGTTCGGGGTATGGTTCCGGGGAAGGCTCAGGATATGGTGGGGGTGATGGAGTGTTTGGACGAGGCGGAGGAGGTGGAGGAGGAGGTGGTAGTGGAGGTGGTGGAGGAGGAGGAAATTCAGGGAGGGGGAGTGGTTCTGGATATGGGTCAGGATATGGATCAGGGTACGGGTCAGGTGAAGGAGTAGGTAAGGGTGGAGGTGGCGGAGGGGGTGGTGGTCATGGtggaggtggtggtggtggtggcgGCAATGGAAATAATGGTTCAGGATATGGTTCGGGTTATGGAAGTGGAAGTGGCTCCGGGTATGGAAGTGGTGGTGGAAGATCAGGAGGAGGTGGCGGAGGCGGTGGTGGtggaggtggtggtggtggaggcGGCGGTGGAGGAAATGGCAATGGTTCAGGGTATGGTAGTGGCTCAGGTTATGGATCAGGATATGGTGGAGGAAATGGAGGTGATGAACCTTGA
- the LOC101260594 gene encoding acyl-CoA-binding domain-containing protein 4 has product MGSDGQNWYLGLSYDQWVPLSVAGPTPAARYKHAAVTVDGKLYIIGGSRNGRYLSDIQVFDLKSLTWSTIKLKSGVLPATSGHNMILWENKLLFLAGHSKDVSDTVTVRFIDLQSYECGVIETFGKLPVARGGQSVTLVGSKLIMFGGEDQHRRLLNDISVLDLETMTWSTVETMQTSPAPRFDHTAALHADRYLLILGGCSHSIFFNDLHVLDLETMEWSQPQLQGDLVSPRAGHAGVTIGDNWYIVGGGDNKSGVPETLMLNMSKLVVSVLATVKGRDPLASEGLSVSSASLDGENFLVAFGGYNGKYNNEVYVMRPKPRDVLHPKILQSPAAEAAAASVRAAYALIKPEKYLSEREDSSFKEVHVDNTQQSLLAEISALGEQKKALESSLADIRAENADLRNKIEDVNTTHADLSKELQSVQGQLISERSRCAKLEAQIAELQKTLESMQSIEEEVQALRKEKSKLDRDMDASSVQKQGSGGAWKWITG; this is encoded by the exons ATGGGATCTGATGGTCAAAATTGGTATTTGGGTTTAAGCTATGACCAATGGGTTCCTCTGTCTGTCGCTGGTCCGACACCAGCTGCTCGCTACAAG CATGCAGCTGTCACAGTTGATGGGAAATTATATATCATCGGTGGAAGTCGTAATGGACGATACCTGTCTGACATTCAG GTCTTTGatctaaaaagtttgacatgGTCAACCATAAAGTTGAAGTCTGGAGTTCTTCCAGCTACCTCTGGTCACAATATG ATCTTGTGGGAAAATAAACTTCTATTTCTTGCTGGTCACTCAAAGGATGTTTCTGACACAGTAACCG TTCGGTTCATTGATcttcaatcatatgaatgtggtgTTATCGAGACTTTTGGAAAACTTCCG GTAGCTCGAGGTGGACAATCTGTCACCCTTGTTGGATCTAAACTCATAATGTTCGGTGGAGAAGACCAGCATAGACGTCTGCTAAATGATATTAGTGTTCTTGATCTAGAGACAATGACTTGGAGTACTGTTGAGACCAT GCAGACGTCCCCAGCTCCTAGGTTTGATCATACAGCTGCACTCCATGCCGATCGCTACCTTCTGATTCTGGGTGGATGTTctcattcaatttttttcaacgATCTTCATGTCCTTGACTTGGAAACG ATGGAATGGTCTCAACCACAACTTCAGGGGGATCTGGTTAGTCCAAGAGCTGGCCATGCTGGTGTTACTATAGGTGACAACTGGTATATTGTTGGTGGTGGAGATAACAAAAGCG GTGTGCCAGAAACACTTATGTTAAATATGTCGAAGCTTGTAGTGTCAGTTTTAGCAACTGTAAAGGGGAGAGATCCACTCGCAAGTGAG GGACTGAGTGTCTCTTCAGCATCACTTGATGGTGAGAATTTCTTGGTTGCTTTTGGTGGATACAACGGGAAGTACAATAATGAG GTATATGTTATGAGGCCTAAACCAAGGGACGTATTACATCCCAAGATACTTCAGTCACCAGCAGCTGAAGCAGCTGCAGCTTCTGTTAGAGCTGCATATGCCTTGATTAAACCAGAAAAGTACTTATCTGAGAGGGAAGATTCCAGTTTTAAGGAAGTTCACGTTGATAACACCCAGCAAAGTCTGTTAGCCGAAATTAGTGCACTGGGAGAACAGAAAAAGGCGTTGGAGTCATCACTTGCAGATATCAGAGCAGAAAATGCTGATCTCAGGAATAAAATCGAAGATGTCAATACTACTCATGCCGACTTGTCTAAG GAGCTTCAGTCAGTTCAAGGTCAACTTATATCTGAGAGATCAAGATGTGCTAAACTGGAG GCACAAATAGCAGAGCTACAAAAGACACTAGAGTCTATGCAGTCCATAGAGGAGGAAGTTCAAGCTCTACGAAAGGAGAAATCCAAATTGGATCGTGACATGGACGCTTCATCTGTCCAGAAACAGGGCTCGGGCGGGGCTTGGAAGTGGATTACTGGTTAA
- the LOC101253743 gene encoding probable CoA ligase CCL5, whose product MSSEGELISTQCNYHHQPSFDRKNGYDPETGIYHSVLQHKISNDYSNLDTARFVLSQFPSPAQSMSQIALIDSSTNQKLTYTQLNRSILSLATGLYRALGVRKGDVIFVLSSNSIIYPTICLAILSIGAILSPANPLNTESEIGKQVRLSRAKLAIVAPEEARKLVHTGVPTLLTTRSNDENSISVQELIENCDPLELPKQSLKPLDTAAILYSSGTTGVSKGVVITHVNFIAIMKLLKYYVEVTSSQDDVFLCFVPMFHVYGLAFFGLGLFCSGVTTVLMQKFDLQGMLEAIQTYKISHIPAVPPVILGLVKYNKGSHYDLSSLRSVTSGAAPLSKEVADAFREKFPWVELKQGYGLTETTGAATFFVNYEEAKARPSSVGELFPGFSAKVINHETREASPPFKEGELWLKGPGIMKEYFGNEEATSATITKDGWLKTGDLCYFDDKGYLYIVDRIKELIKHNGYQVAPAELEAILLSHHEIIDAAVVPLEDEVAGQIPLAYVVRAANSGLTQDQVIQFVSSQVAPYKKVRRVNFINAIPRSAAGKILRKELVLQSNISILSKL is encoded by the exons atgtcAAGTGAAGGAGAATTAATATCCACGCAATGCAATTATCATCATCAACCATCATTCGATCGAAAAAACGGCTACGATCCCGAGACGGGAATTTACCATTCAGTCCTCCAACACAAAATATCGAATGACTATTCTAACCTTGACACAGCCAGATTTGTATTGTCACAATTTCCATCCCCTGCACAATCAATGTCACAAATTGCACTAATTGACTCTTCTACAAACCAAAAATTAACCTACACACAACTCAATAGGTCAATTTTATCACTTGCAACGGGTTTATATCGCGCGTTAGGTGTGCGAAAAGGCGATGTAATTTTCGTGCTATCGTCAAATTCAATAATATACCCAACTATTTGTCTAGCTATACTTTCAATAGGTGCAATTTTATCCCCTGCAAATCCACTCAACACAGAATCAGAAATTGGCAAACAAGTACGTCTATCGCGCGCGAAATTAGCCATTGTTGCACCTGAAGAAGCTCGTAAATTAGTCCATACAGGCGTACCTACGCTTCTCACAACGCGATCCAACGATGAAAATTCGATTTCAGTACAAGAGTTGATTGAAAATTGTGACCCTCTAGAGTTACCTAAACAAAGTTTAAAGCCTTTAGACACAGCTGCAATACTATACTCTTCAGGAACTACTGGTGTTAGTAAAGGTGTAGTAATAACACATGTAAATTTCATCGCGATTATGAAACTTCTTAAGTACTATGTTGAGGTAACATCGTCTCAGGACGATGTTTTCCTCTGTTTTGTACCAATGTTTCATGTTTACGGTCTAGCATTTTTCGGGCTAGGGTTATTTTGTTCGGGTGTAACAACAGTTTTGATGCAAAAATTCGATTTGCAAGGTATGTTGGAAGCAATTCAGACATATAAAATTAGTCACATACCAGCAGTTCCACCAGTGATTCTTGGACTAGTTAAGTATAATAAAGGGAGTCACTATGATTTGTCATCATTGCGAAGCGTTACCTCGGGGGCCGCACCACTAAGCAAAGAG GTAGCTGATGCGTTCCGAGAGAAGTTCCCCTGGGTGGAACTCAAGCAAGGCTATGGCCTGACCGAGACAACGGGTGCAGCAACATTTTTTGTGAACTACGAGGAGGCAAAAGCCCGTCCATCCTCGGTAGGAGAGTTGTTTCCTGGCTTCTCCGCAAAGGTAATTAACCACGAAACAAGGGAGGCGTCGCCGCCATTTAAAGAAGGTGAATTGTGGTTGAAAGGTCCAGGAATTATGAAAGAGTATTTTGGAAACGAAGAAGCAACTAGTGCAACAATCACTAAAGATGGATGGCTCAAAACTGGTGATCTTTGTTATTTTGATGACAAAGGGTATTTATACATTGTTGATAGAATAAAGGAACTCATCAAACATAATGGTTATCAG gTAGCTCCAGCAGAACTTGAAGCAATATTATTGAGTCACCATGAGATAATTGATGCTGCCGTTGTACC ACTAGAAGATGAGGTGGCAGGACAAATACCATTGGCATATGTTGTAAGAGCAGCCAATTCTGGTCTCACACAAGACCAAGTCATTCAATTTGTTTCTAGTCAG GTAGCACCATACAAGAAAGTAAGAAGGGTTAATTTTATCAATGCCATACCAAGATCAGCTGCAGGGAAAATATTGAGGAAGGAATTGGTGCTTCAAAGcaatatatcaattttatcaaaattataa
- the LOC101261478 gene encoding cytochrome P450 71D7, with protein MQILSLVYIFLFLSFLFLLRKWKNSKSQTTKKLPPGPWKIPFIGSIHHIVGGYPHHVLRDLAKKYGPLMHLQLGEVCVVVVTSSEMAKQIFKTHDLAFASRPKLLVMDIITYNSRDIAFSPYGDYWKQMRKISVMELLNAKNVRSFSSIRHDEVVHLIDSIRSSSSSGEPVNFSERVLWFASSMLCRSAFGKLPKDQDIFIKLVRQVLRLSNQGFDMADIFPSYKFLHGLGGLKKKILDVHYKIDSIVEDVINEHKKSFANHKRTSDDDALGGGDEDLIDVLLRLMKDKSLQFPINNHTIKAIIVDIFAGGTDTTSIIIVWAMAEMMRNPSILAKAQAEVREAFKGKVKFDKYDVEELKYLKLVVKETLRLHPSVPLSVPRECREETDINGYTIPLKTKILINVWALGRDPEYWDDPESFKPERFEQCSVDFIGNNFEFLPFGSGRRVCPGISFGLANIYSSLAQSLYHFDWKLPNGMDPTDLDLTESDGGSTGMKNDLYLIATPYKP; from the exons ATGCAAATCTTGAGTCTagtttacatttttctttttctatctttcCTATTTTTGCTAAGAAAATGGAAAAACTCCAAAAGCCAAACAACTAAAAAATTGCCTCCAGGTCCATGGAAAATTCCATTTATAGGCAGCATACATCACATTGTTGGTGGATATCCACATCATGTTCTTAGAGATTTGGCCAAAAAATATGGTCCTTTAATGCACCTTCAACTTGGTGAAgtttgtgttgttgttgttacttcTTCTGAGATGGctaaacaaatattcaaaactcATGACCTCGCGTTTGCATCTAGGCCTAAACTCTTGGTCATGGATATTATCACTTATAATAGTCGTGACATCGCCTTTAGCCCTTATG GTGATTACTGGAAACAGATGCGTAAAATTTCTGTCATGGAACTGTTGAATGCAAAGAATGTCCGGTCATTCAGCTCGATTAGACATGATGAGGTTGTTCATCTTATCGACTCTATAcgatcatcttcatcttctggAGAGCCAGTTAATTTTTCAGAAAGGGTGCTGTGGTTTGCAAGCTCCATGTTATGTAGATCAGCATTTGGTAAATTACCAAAAGATCAAGACATATTTATAAAACTAGTTAGACAAGTTTTAAGATTATCAAATCAAGGCTTTGATATGGCTGACATTTTCCCTTCATACAAGTTTCTTCATGGTCTTGGTGGactgaagaaaaaaatactaGATGTCCACTATAAAATAGATTCAATTGTtgaagatgtcatcaatgagcACAAGAAGAGTTTTGCAAATCACAAGAGGACTAGTGATGATGATGCATTGGGAGGTGGTGATGAAGACCTAATTGATGTCCTATTAAGACTTATGAAGGATAAAAGTCTTCAATTTCCAATCAACAACCACACTATCAAAGCTATTATTGTT gACATATTTGCTGGTGGAACGGATACTACATCGATAATAATTGTATGGGCTATGGCTGAAATGATGAGAAATCCAAGTATACTCGCGAAAGCTCAAGCAGAAGTGCGAGAAGCCTTTAAAGGTAAAGTAAAGTTCGATAAATATGATGTTGAGGAGTTGAAATACCTAAAGTTAGTCGTTAAAGAAACTCTAAGACTCCATCCATCAGTTCCACTTTCGGTCCCAAGAGAATGTAGGGAAGAGACGGACATAAACGGCTACACTATCCCTTTGAAgactaaaattttgattaatgttTGGGCATTGGGAAGAGATCCTGAATATTGGGATGACCCCGAAAGCTTTAAGCCAGAGAGATTTGAACAATGTTCTGTGGACTTTATTggtaataattttgaatttcttcCCTTTGGTAGTGGGAGGAGGGTTTGTCCTGGGATATCATTCGGTTTGGCTAATATCTATTCGTCATTGGCTCAATCACTATATCACTTCGATTGGAAACTCCCTAATGGAATGGACCCGACAGACTTGGATTTGACTGAATCGGATGGAGGAAGTACCGGTATGAAAAATGATCTTTACTTGATTGCGACTCCTTATAAACCTTAG
- the mdh gene encoding malate dehydrogenase, translated as MAVAEFIPSSSSLTKKASFYSSQLSNVSTKISHQRRLSFKPLLRTHNHSQICCSVTSKEAQATTVVQTDDPKKKSECYGVFCLTYDLKAEEETSSWKKMITVSVSGAAGMIANHLLFKLASGEVFGPDQPIALRLLGSERSIQALEGVAMELEDSLYPLLREVNIGIDPYEVFQDAEWALLIGAKPRGPGMERAGLLDINGQIFAEQGKALNAVASRNVKVIVVGNPCNTNALICLKNAPNIPAKNFHALTRLDENRAKCQLALKAGVFYDKVSNVTIWGNHSTTQVPDFLNAKINGLPVKEVIKDTKWLEEEFTEKVQKRGGVLIQKWGRSSAASTAVSIVDAIRSLVTPTPEGDWFSTGVYTNGNPYGIAQDIVFSMPCRSKGDGDYELVKEVIFDDYLWNRIKKSEDELLAEKRCVAHLTGEGIAVCDLPGDTMLPGEM; from the exons ATGGCTGTAGCAGAGTttattccttcttcttcatcattgaCTAAAAAAGCGAGTTTTTATTCATCACAACTCTCTAATGTTTCAACTAAGATCTCTCATCAACGTCGATTAAGCTTTAAGCCTTTATTGAGAACTCATAATCATTCTCAAATATGTTGCTCTGTTACTTCTAA GGAAGCTCAAGCGACGACTGTAGTGCAGACTGATGATCCAAAGAAGAAATCAGAATGCTATGGAGTTTTCTGTCTTACTTATGATCTCAAGGCT GAAGAAGAGACGTCTTCGTGGAAGAAAATGATTACTGTTTCTGTGTCTGGTGCTGCTGGGATGATTGCTAATCATCTTCTATTCAAA CTTGCATCTGGTGAGGTTTTTGGGCCAGATCAACCTATTGCACTAAGGCTATTGGGGTCTGAGCGGTCAATCCAAGCGCTTGAAG GAGTTGCTATGGAACTAGAGGACTCTTTGTATCCTTTGCTTAGGGAGGTAAATATAGGTATAGATCCCTATGAGGTGTTCCAGGATGCAGAATGGGCACTTCTCATTGGTGCAAAGCCTCGAGGCCCCGGTATGGAACGAGCTGGCTTATTGGATATAAACGGCCAAATCTTTGCTGAACAG GGGAAAGCTCTCAATGCCGTTGCATCGCGAAATGTTAAAGTGATAGTTGTGGGAAACCCTTGCAATACCAA TGCATTGATTTGTTTGAAAAATGCTCCAAATATACCAGCAAAGAACTTCCACGCCTTGACGAGGTTAGATGAAAATAGAGCCAAATGCCAG CTAGCTCTAAAAGCTGGAGTCTTTTATGACAAAGTATCTAATGTTACCATTTGGGGCAATCACTCAACAACTCAG GTTCCAGACTTTTTAAACGCTAAAATTAATGGATTGCCAGTCAAAGAGGTGATTAAAGACACTAAATGGTTAGAGGAAGAGTTCACTGAAAAAGtccaaaag AGAGGTGGTGTACTTATTCAGAAATGGGGTAGATCTTCAGCTGCATCAACTGCTGTGTCGATTGTCGATGCAATAAGGTCTCTTGTCACTCCTACACCTGAAGGAGATTGGTTTTCTACTGGA GTATATACAAATGGAAATCCTTATGGAATAGCACAGGATATAGTTTTCAGTATGCCTTGTAGATCAAAA GGAGATGGTGATTATGAACTAGTAAAAGAAGTTATATTTGATGATTACCTTTGGAACCGTATAAAAAAG TCAGAAGATGAGTTGCTCGCGGAGAAAAGATGTGTTGCCCATCTTACAGGAGAG GGTATCGCGGTCTGTGATCTCCCCGGAGATACGATGCTTCCCGGAGAGATGTGA
- the LOC101261771 gene encoding NAC domain-containing protein 53, translating into MESRGSSKLLAPGFRFHPTDEELVRYYLRRKIYGRTFKSDLISEIDIYKVEPWDLPGMSRLKTRDLEWYFFSVLDKKYGNGARTNRATEKGYWKTTGKDRAVHRNKSQVVGMKKTLVYHSGRAPKGQRTNWVMHEYRLIDEALDKAGIPQDAFVLCRVFQKSGAGPKNGEQYGAPFIEEEWEDDELQVPSKDETTEDFVFGDDIYFDANELDQILGTDKAVAGASFPSDYSYGENGSTEETNNSSDAQQPDELKPIDLAVQKNFNAEQVNHEYIGESSKNMNSEDGDYLLNEPIVNGTDDLQFNDEAFLEANDLSNPVQADSSGFDMLEEYLTYFDANDDFQNMSFDPSVFFGNDDQISDQALLPQKDVGEVTQQPIAPNEGFSEDKNGIASSSKLVPTKFESDYQYPFIKQASQMLGNIHAPPAFASEFPTKDAILRLNSFSRSASSVQVTAGNGTRWPLGKHVYYNIILSLGLSRGSSDDSSMDSFHKIHPGKTTSTISRGWFCYLFFSFLMLLMSLRIGTIICAS; encoded by the exons ATGGAATCGAGAGGATCATCGAAATTGTTGGCGCCGGGGTTCAGATTTCATCCGACGGATGAAGAATTGGTTAGGTACTATCTCCGCCGGAAAATCTATGGAAGGACGTTTAAGTCTGATCTTATATCGGAGATTGATATTTACAAGGTTGAACCATGGGATCTTCCTG GCATGTCAAGGCTGAAGACAAGAGATTTGGAGTGGTATTTCTTTAGTGTTCTTGATAAGAAGTATGGCAATGGAGCAAGAACCAACCGAGCAACAGAAAAAGGCTACTGGAAGACAACCGGAAAGGATAGGGCTGTCCATCGTAATAAGTCTCAGGTTGTTGGGATGAAGAAGACTTTAGTTTATCACAGTGGTCGTGCTCCAAAGGGTCAGAGAACTAATTGGGTGATGCATGAGTACAGATTGATTGATGAGGCATTAGATAAAGCTGGAATTCCTCAG GATGCATTTGTTTTATGCAGAGTCTTCCAGAAGAGTGGTGCAGGGCCGAAGAATGGGGAACAGTATGGGGCACCTTTTATAGAGGAGGAATGGGAGGATGATGAGTTACAAGTTCCTTCGAAGGATGAGACTACTGAGGATTTTGTATTTGGTgatgatatatattttgatgCAAATGAACTTGACCAG ATTCTTGGGACCGACAAAGCTGTGGCTGGTGCTTCTTTTCCTTCGGATTATTCTTATGGTGAAAATGGAAGTACGGAGGAGACAAATAACTCCTCTGATGCACAGCAACCTGACGAGCTTAAACCAATTGATCTAGCTgttcaaaagaattttaatgCTGAGCAAGTCAATCATGAATATATTGGTGAATCAAGCAAGAACATGAACTCTGAAGATGGGGATTACTTGCTTAATGAACCAATTGTAAATGGGACTGATGACCTCCAATTTAATGATGAAGCTTTCCTCGAAGCTAATGATCTTTCAAATCCCGTTCAGGCTGACAGCTCTGGTTTCGACATGCTTGAGGAATACCTTACTTACTTTGATGCAAATGACGACTTTCAGAATATGAGTTTTGATCCTTCAGTTTTCTTTGGAAATGATGATCAAATTTCTGATCAAGCACTGCTGCCTCAGAAG GACGTTGGGGAGGTAACTCAGCAACCTATTGCGCCCAATGAAGGGTTTAGTGAAGATAAGAATGGTATTGCATCGTCCTCCAAACTGGTACCAACTAAATTTGAATCAG ATTATCAGTATCCATTTATAAAGCAGGCAAGCCAGATGTTGGGCAATATTCACGCTCCTCCAGCATTTGCTTCAGAGTTCCCTACAAAAGATGCAATTCTCCGTCTGAACTCATTCTCTCGGTCAGCTAGTTCAGTTCAGGTCACTGCTGGCAATGGGACGAGATGGCCATTGGGCAAGCATGTGTATTACAACATTATCCTATCTCTTGGCCTATCACGGGGTAGTAGTGATGACTCTTCCATGGATTCATTTCATAAGATTCATCCAGGAAAGACTACTTCGACGATTTCCAGAGGCTGGTTCTGTTATCTATTCTTTTCGTTCCTAATGCTTTTGATGAGCCTCAGAATTGGAACCATAATCTGTGCCAGTTAA